Below is a genomic region from Actinomadura sp. NAK00032.
TCGATGCCGGGGATGTTCCCGGGGTTCTCCAGGTCGGCGCCCGAGCAGAAGCCGCGCCCGGCGCCGGTGACGACGACGGCGCGGGTGTCGTTGTCGCGGCCCACCTCTTCGAGGGCCTCGCGGAACGGGACCATCACGTCGAAGGCCATCGCGTTCATGCGCTCGGGCCGGTTGAGCGTGATGAGGGTGATGTGCGGGCGCGGCTTGTCGATCAGGACGAAGGGCAAAGCGGGCCTCCCGGAGACAACCTAACAAGCGTTAGGTTACACGCGGGAACTCCGGCGGCGTGAGGCCGCGCTCGACCACCGCCGCCAGCTCCTCGTCGCTCAGGATCCGCGGCTCCCCGATCGTCCTGGCCCGCACGTAGACGCCGCACAGCCATTCGAGGAGGCGCGCGTTCTCGAACGCCTCGTCCAGGTCGCGGCCGATGGTGACGCCGCCGTGGTTGGCCATCAGCGCGGCGCGCTTGCCGCCCGCCATGGCCTTCCGGACGTTCTCCGCCAGTTCGGGCGTCCCGTAGGTGGCGTACTCGGCGACCTTCACCACACCGCCCAGCAGCAGGGTGTTGTAGTGGATCGGCGGCAGCTCGGTCATGGTCGTCGCGACCACGGCGCCGTAGGTCGAGTGGGTGTGCACGATCGCCGCCGCGGGGGTCGCCTCGTAGAGCGCGAGGTGCATGGGCGTCTCCGACGACGGCGCCGCCTCCCCCTCCACGAGCTGCGCGGACAGGTTCACCACCGGGCAGTCGGCGGGCTCCATCCGGTCGAGCATCATCCCGCCGGGCGTGACCGCGACGAGGTCGCCCGAGCGGACGCTGACGTTGCCCGACGCGCCCGTCACGAGGCCGGTCTCGGCCAGCCGCCGGCCGATCGCGCAGATCCGGTGCCGTTCGTCCCTCAACAACATGCGAATACCTCTCACGTTCCTGGGCCGCATTGCGTACGCTACGGCCCTGACGATCATTAAGGGGCCCGTCATGACCGTTGTCACCGTGGGCGCGCACATTGTGGACGTGCTCGCCCGGCCCGTCGAGGGCATCCCGGACGGGCAGGACACCGTCGTCGTCGAGCAGATCCGCGCCACCGCCGCGGGCGCCGCCGCCGGGACCGCCGTGGCGCTCGCCCGGCTCGGCAACGACGTCATCTCGGTCGGCGCCATCGGCGACGACGACCTCGGCGACCTGCTCGTGGCGATCATGACACGGAACGGGGTGGACGCGACCGGGCTCGTCCGGCGGACCGCCGACCAGACCAGCGCGTCGGTCCTGCCGATCCGGCCGGACGGCGGGCGGCCGAGCTTCCACGTCCCCGGCGCGAACCTGACCCTCACCACCGGCGCGGTCGGGCCCGGCCTGCTCGGCGCGGCGGGCTTCGTGCACCTCGGCGGGCCGGACGTCACGTTCGGGCTGAACGACCCGGCCTTCTTCGAGATGCTCGCCGCCGCCCGCCGCACCGGCACCGTCGTCACGATGGACCTGCTGTCCAACCTGCCCGACCTGCTGGCGGGCGCCGCCGCGTTCCTCCCGTACGTCGACCACTTCCTGCCGAACGAGGAGCAGGCCGCCGCGATGACCGGGGAGCAGGACCCGGAGAAGGCCGCCGCCGCGCTGCTCGGCCAGGGCCCGCGCACGGTGGTCGTCACGCTCGGCGCGGAGGGCAGCCTCGTCGCGACCGCCGGCGGCGTGCACCGGCTGCCCGCGCTGCCGGTCGAGGTCGTCGACACGACCGGCTGCGGTGACGCGTACT
It encodes:
- a CDS encoding class II aldolase/adducin family protein; this encodes MLLRDERHRICAIGRRLAETGLVTGASGNVSVRSGDLVAVTPGGMMLDRMEPADCPVVNLSAQLVEGEAAPSSETPMHLALYEATPAAAIVHTHSTYGAVVATTMTELPPIHYNTLLLGGVVKVAEYATYGTPELAENVRKAMAGGKRAALMANHGGVTIGRDLDEAFENARLLEWLCGVYVRARTIGEPRILSDEELAAVVERGLTPPEFPRVT
- a CDS encoding carbohydrate kinase family protein, which translates into the protein MTVVTVGAHIVDVLARPVEGIPDGQDTVVVEQIRATAAGAAAGTAVALARLGNDVISVGAIGDDDLGDLLVAIMTRNGVDATGLVRRTADQTSASVLPIRPDGGRPSFHVPGANLTLTTGAVGPGLLGAAGFVHLGGPDVTFGLNDPAFFEMLAAARRTGTVVTMDLLSNLPDLLAGAAAFLPYVDHFLPNEEQAAAMTGEQDPEKAAAALLGQGPRTVVVTLGAEGSLVATAGGVHRLPALPVEVVDTTGCGDAYCAGFITGLAHGEDVPEAARWGTAAAATVAQGLGSDACLTGLDAVLALLD